A genomic window from Candidatus Binatia bacterium includes:
- a CDS encoding glycosyltransferase → MGSSGNRPPRATVIVATYENPAALSLVFAGLARQTTPDFEIVVADDGSGDTTRDLVSTFARGSRLLVHHTWHADEGLQKGRIVNRALLDARSDYVIFLDGDCIPGPTFVQAHLAIARPGAYLSGGCVLLSSDASHTLRPDLIENGALDGLRACRPGNRRSRRLAVFGIPPLSALLDRRFARHPVGFHGGNASTWRADLVEIGGFDERLRRFEDKDIGHRLRLRGFRGESVRYRIPTWHVHHERPYVDQAMRDESRALFEANVASGERRTHHGLAPAVDAGTRAP, encoded by the coding sequence ATGGGATCGTCCGGCAATCGTCCACCACGTGCGACCGTGATCGTAGCCACCTACGAGAACCCCGCCGCTCTGTCTCTCGTGTTCGCTGGGCTCGCCCGACAGACCACCCCGGACTTCGAGATCGTCGTCGCCGACGATGGGAGCGGCGACACGACGCGCGATCTCGTGTCGACCTTCGCACGCGGGAGCCGCCTGCTGGTTCACCACACGTGGCACGCAGACGAGGGTCTCCAGAAGGGCCGGATCGTCAACCGCGCACTGCTCGACGCCAGGTCGGACTACGTGATCTTTCTCGACGGCGACTGCATTCCCGGACCGACGTTCGTTCAAGCCCACCTCGCGATCGCCCGGCCGGGCGCCTACCTCTCCGGCGGCTGCGTCCTGCTGTCCTCCGACGCGAGCCACACCCTCCGTCCCGACCTCATCGAAAACGGTGCGCTCGACGGACTCCGGGCCTGCCGACCCGGAAATCGGCGATCACGCCGGCTGGCCGTCTTCGGCATCCCGCCCCTGAGTGCCCTCCTCGACCGACGGTTCGCACGGCACCCCGTGGGCTTCCACGGGGGAAACGCCTCGACGTGGCGTGCGGATCTGGTGGAGATCGGCGGGTTCGACGAGCGTCTCCGACGCTTCGAGGACAAGGACATCGGGCACCGACTGCGACTTCGCGGCTTCCGGGGCGAATCCGTCCGCTACCGGATTCCGACGTGGCACGTGCACCATGAACGGCCGTACGTGGATCAGGCGATGCGCGACGAGAGCCGGGCACTGTTCGAAGCGAACGTCGCGAGCGGAGAGCGACGCACGCACCACGGTCTCGCACCCGCCGTCGATGCTGGTACAAGGGCGCCATGA